The following are encoded together in the Bactrocera neohumeralis isolate Rockhampton chromosome 6, APGP_CSIRO_Bneo_wtdbg2-racon-allhic-juicebox.fasta_v2, whole genome shotgun sequence genome:
- the LOC126762459 gene encoding spermine oxidase-like: MKSKRIVIIGAGAAGIAAATRLLESGFENVLLLEAENRFGGRIHTVPFADNVVDLGAQWCHGEQGNAIYELTRDLDMLQPTDEIEGGFECIRSNKEVVAHAVIDRLRAVVSNLEPAQQVGLKDYEGSLGAYVTDAFWRNLQTMPDIDRVIAREFFENCKKKLSSMDGADHLFEVSGKGQHEYRDCEGDLHLNWKDKGFCSFLRFLMKADREDASDLGLLNERIQYNARVEHIQWQSSTSEIRIRLWNGELILANHVICTVSLGVLKEIHHKLFTPALPLAKCRAIDGLKLGTVNKIYLEFKEPFVPLDWPGFSLLWREEDLAELRNTEYHWLEGIINFHRVSCQPRLLQGWIIGQHARHMETLPETEVFDALLWLFKKFLKPEVPTPIRFLRTRWHSNPNFRGSYSFRSVYTDEVRTSSSDLATPILDERDGKPLLQFAGEATHPHFYSTVHGAVESGWREAQRLIAHYLEHNPLL; encoded by the coding sequence ATGAAATCCAAGCGTATTGTGATTATCGGTGCAGGCGCAGCTGGCATAGCTGCAGCTACACGCCTCTTGGAGTCCGGCTTCGAAAATGTTTTGCTGCTTGAGGCTGAGAATCGTTTTGGTGGGCGCATACACACCGTGCCCTTTGCGGACAATGTCGTGGATTTGGGCGCACAGTGGTGTCACGGCGAGCAGGGCAATGCAATCTACGAGCTAACGCGCGATTTGGATATGCTGCAGCCCACGGATGAAATTGAAGGAGGCTTCGAGTGCATACGCTCCAATAAAGAAGTAGTCGCCCATGCTGTGATCGATAGACTCAGAGCAGTTGTCTCCAATTTAGAGCCAGCACAACAAGTGGGCTTGAAAGATTATGAGGGTTCACTAGGCGCGTACGTCACGGATGCATTTTGGCGCAATCTGCAGACGATGCCTGATATCGACAGGGTAATAGCGCGTGAATTTTTTGAGAACTGCAAGAAAAAGCTAAGTTCAATGGATGGTGCCGATCATCTGTTCGAGGTATCCGGTAAGGGTCAACACGAGTATCGGGATTGTGAGGGCGATCTACATCTAAATTGGAAAGATAAAGGTTTTTGCAGCTTTCTGCGTTTCTTAATGAAAGCGGATCGGGAAGACGCATCCGATCTAGGACTCTTAAATGAACGTATACAATACAACGCGCGCGTTGAACACATTCAATGGCAGTCATCGACAAGCGAAATCCGCATACGCCTTTGGAATGGCGAACTCATCTTAGCGAATCATGTCATCTGCACCGTTTCGTTGGGTGTGCTCAAGGAGATCCATCATAAGTTATTCACACCAGCACTGCCACTGGCTAAATGTCGAGCAATTGACGGCCTCAAACTGGGTACAGTGAACAAAATTTACCTCGAGTTCAAAGAACCATTCGTACCGCTAGATTGGCCTGGTTTCTCGCTGCTGTGGCGTGAGGAAGATTTGGCGGAGCTACGTAATACGGAGTACCATTGGCTCGAGGGTATCATTAACTTTCATCGCGTTTCGTGTCAACCTCGCCTACTGCAAGGTTGGATAATTGGTCAACATGCACGACACATGGAAACTCTACCCGAAACTGAGGTGTTCGACGCTTTACTGTGGCTTTTTAAGAAATTCTTAAAACCGGAAGTGCCTACACCGATAAGATTTCTGCGCACACGCTGGCACAGTAACCCCAATTTTCGTGGCAGTTATTCCTTCCGCTCCGTGTATACTGACGAAGTAAGAACTAGCAGCTCGGACTTGGCGACGCCAATCCTCGATGAAAGAGACGGCAAGCCGCTATTGCAATTCGCCGGCGAAGCAACGCATCCACACTTTTATTCGACGGTTCATGGTGCGGTAGAGAGCGGTTGGCGAGAGGCGCAACGCTTGATTGCGCACTATCTGGAACACAACCCGCTCTTGTGA
- the LOC126762457 gene encoding adenosine deaminase 2-like: MFRICLRLALVVCLCSVVLARFHTRSQLAASHMAAYAYRPDGNTRNNRPTPEAYNAERNTFFRYEESRGLGAEIELNDRELLANQVIMAAKTYEYEEGIVTPHLFKPSKHFFSVLEDIAKTPLFGYLQAMPKGGVLHAHDTALCSTDFLITLTYRENLWACESSGSLEVVSLRFAKTKPTLAVDGSDCVWTLLAEIRARHGAAAVDDFLREHLTLYPKEKFLDNNEAWASFTEIFSLVDNMITYAPVWADYYYNALKEFRADGVQYLEFRSTLPQLYDLDGGEYTELDTVRIYKETLEKFMKEYPDFIGSKMIYAPIRNVSPETVEQYIRICVEIKATYPDFVAGFDLVGQEELGRPLKDFIPQLLSVPADIDFYFHAGETNWYGSAVDENLIDAVLLGTKRIGHGFALTKHPLVLQALKERNIPVEINPISNQVLQLVSDYRNHPCSHLFSDNFTVVISSDDPSFWRATPLSHDFYIAFLGIASAHADMRLLKKLAINSLVYSALSEQQKEVALQKWQLQWDEFIEKIIQGDTDGAAGRLQTNRID; the protein is encoded by the exons ATGTTTCGAATTTGTTTGCGCTTAGCGCTTGTCGTGTGTCTCTGTAGCGTCGTTTTGGCGCGCTTCCATACTCGCAGCCAATTGGCCGCCTCGCATATGGCAGCCTATGCTTATAGGCCTGACGGCAATACACGCAATAATCGTCCGACACCAGAGGCTTACAATGCTGAACGCAACACATTCTTCCGCTATGAAGAGTCTAGGGGACTGGGAGCAGAGATTGAGTTGAATGATCGCGAACTGCTTGCCAATCAAGTCATTATGGCAGCCAAGACATACGAGTATGAAGAAGGAATTGTGACGCCACATCTCTTCAAACCCTCCAAACACTTCTTCAGTGTATTGGAGGACATAGCTAAGACACCGCTATTTGGGTACCTGCAGGCGATGCCGAAAGGAGGTGTGCTACATGCACACGATACAGCTTTGTGCAGCACAGATTTTTTGATCACGCTCACGTATCGTGAGAATTTGTGGGCTTGTGAAAGTAGCGGCAGTTTGGAGGTGGTGTCTTTGCGTTTTGCCAAAACTAAGCCGACACTTGCGGTCGACGGTTCGGATTGTGTTTGGACGCTGTTAGCAGAGATACGTGCTAGGCATGGCGCTGCAGCGGTGGACGACTTTTTGCGCGAACATCTCACTCTGTACCCGAAAGAGAAGTTCTTGGACAATAATGAGGCATGGGCGAGTTTTACGGAGATATTTTCCTTGGTGGATAATATGATTACTTATGCCCCGGTTTGGGCGGATTACTACTATAATGCGTTGAAGGAATTTCGTGCGGACGGCGTGCAATACCTGGAATTCCGCAGCACACTGCCACAG CTTTATGATCTAGATGGCGGAGAATATACTGAACTCGACACAGTGCGCATCTACAAAGAAACGTTGGAAAAATTTATGAAGGAATATCCGGACTTCATCGGCTCGAAAATGATATATGCGCCCATAAGAAATGTAAGTCCCGAAACGGTTGAGCAATATATTCGCATCTGCGTCGAGATCAAG GCCACGTATCCCGATTTCGTAGCTGGCTTCGATTTAGTTGGTCAAGAAGAGCTCGGCCGCCCACTAAAAGACTTCATACCGCAATTACTTAGCGTGCCGGCCGATATTGATTTCTACTTCCACGCCGGAGAAACGAACTGGTATGGTTCTGCCGTTGATGAAAACCTAATTGACGCTGTCTTACTGGGTACTAAACGTATTGGACACGGCTTCGCGCTCACCAAACATCCGCTCGTCTTGCAAGCGCTAAAGGAGCGCAACATTCCCGTCGAGATCAACCCCATATCCAATCAAGTCTTGCAACTGGTCAGCGACTATCGCAATCATCCCTGCTCACATTTGTTTTCTGACAACTTTACCGTTGTAATCTCCTCAGATGATCCATCATTTTGGCGTGCCACACCACTCTCGCACGATTTCTATATTGCCTTCCTAGGTATCGCGTCGGCGCATGCTGACATGCGTTTACTAAAGAAATTGGCGATTAACTCGCTGGTGTATAGCGCCTTAAGTGAGCAGCAAAAAGAGGTAGCGCTACAGAAGTGGCAATTGCAATGGGATGAATTCATTGAGAAGATCATCCAGGGCGATACCGATGGCGCTGCTGGTCGGTTGCAGACGAATCGGATCGATTGA
- the LOC126762458 gene encoding adenosine deaminase 2-A-like gives MANLRWIRNLAIFLILSNFLVFALLLDLPALHGYAQLAERVRIYETMRANILEKESNNQLGGRVLLNANERVVNELIMLEKQHELELGLKNISHFQVAQHFFRSFEKIGNTTLFRYLKTMPKGGVLHAHDMALCSSQYLLSLTYREHLWICVAKSETQEYKMLRFSLLQPQNEESCDWSLLSELRKSVLSDVVDKKLLAQLTMFPLEHFPSEDGVWKRFRSIFRLVVGLLTYAPVWGDYIYKALEEFYADGVQYLEIRSVLPILYDLSGGNYTLLNTTRAMRDADLRFRASYPDWIGSRLIYAPTRKVSDARFVEYLGNALLLKSHFPDYFAGFDLVGWEDEGRPLHDYTRELLALQDEINFYFHAGETNWYGTNTDENLLDAVLLGTKRIGHGLALLKHPEVLQLARLRNIAIEINPISNQVLQYIGDLRTHPAAVLFAVNYPVVIASDDPSFWKATPLTHDFYMAFMVIASRKADLGLLKQLASNSITYGAFSGSEREAAFEKWYKRWNHWIDDINSQF, from the exons ATGGCGAACTTGCGGTGGATTAGAAATCTCGCCATATTCCTCATACTGAGCAATTTTTTGGTGTTCGCGCTGTTGCTGGACTTGCCGGCTTTGCATGGCTACGCGCAACTTGCCGAACGAGTGCGCATCTATGAAACGATGCGCGCCAATATCTTGGAGAAGGAGTCAAATAATCAACTTGGCGGACGCGTGTTGCTCAACGCCAATGAACGCGTCGTCAATGAGTTGATCATGCTGGAGAAGCAGCACGAACTGGAGTTGGGTTTGAAAAACATAAGCCACTTTCAGGTGGCGCAGCATTTTTTCCGCTCATTTGAGAAAATTGGCAATACGACGCTCTTTCGTTACCTTAAAACGATGCCAAAAGGTGGCGTCTTGCATGCGCATGATATGGCGTTGTGTAGCAGTCAGTATCTGCTATCGTTGACCTATCGTGAGCATTTGTGGATTTGTGTTGCAAAGAGTGAGACGCAAGAGTATAAGATGTTACGCTTCTCTTTGCTGCAGCCGCAGAACGAAGAGTCGTGCGACTGGTCATTGCTGAGCGAATTGCGAAAAAGTGTGCTCAGCGATGTTGTCGATAAGAAGTTGCTGGCGCAGTTGACTATGTTTCCGCTAGAGCATTTTCCAAGCGAGGATGGGGTCTGGAAGCGTTTCCGTAGCATATTTCGGCTTGTGGTGGGGCTGCTGACATATGCGCCAGTGTGGGGCGACTACATTTATAAAGCGTTGGAGGAGTTCTATGCAGATGGCGTGCAATATTTGGAAATTCGTTCCGTCTTGCCGATA CTGTATGACTTGAGTGGCGGTAACTACACCCTTTTGAATACGACACGTGCAATGCGCGATGCTGATTTGCGATTTCGCGCTTCGTATCCAGACTGGATTGGTTCACGCCTGATTTACGCACCGACAAGAAAAGTGTCCGATGCTCGTTTCGTAGAATATTTGGGCAATGCGTTGCTGCTGAAG TCCCACTTCCCCGATTACTTCGCTGGCTTCGATTTGGTGGGTTGGGAAGATGAGGGTCGCCCCTTACATGACTACACTCGCGAGCTGCTTGCTCTGCAAgacgaaatcaatttttattttcatgccGGCGAAACGAATTGGTATGGTACCAACACCGATGAAAATCTGCTCGACGCCGTACTTCTCGGCACGAAACGCATTGGACATGGTTTGGCGCTGCTCAAGCATCCCGAAGTATTGCAATTGGCGCGTTTACGAAACATTGCAATTGAAATAAATCCAATATCCAATCAAGTACTGCAATACATTGGCGATTTGCGCACACATCCCGCCGCTGTGCTCTTTGCCGTTAATTATCCTGTGGTCATTGCCTCAGATGATCCCTCATTTTGGAAAGCCACTCCGCTGACACACGATTTTTATATGGCGTTTATGGTCATCGCGTCGCGAAAAGCAGACCTTGGCCTGTTGAAACAGCTAGCTTCGAACTCGATTACTTACGGTGCCTTCAGTGGCAGTGAGCGCGAGGCAGCTTTCGAAAAATGGTATAAGCGTTGGAACCATTGGATTGACGATATAAATTCGCAATTTTAA
- the LOC126762464 gene encoding uncharacterized protein LOC126762464 — protein MRRTPQQRELQALDLNTYNMNVGTQHQQQPQQLDKYSVTPNQRPGKPTVTGLQQMAMTRTQPMTLEKPNSSSEQSMNQGLTRSLSMVDLPSQRGKLLRLRAGYDHLNGEEDELKKFCESVDPNIVFDELQPEPPRPTQRQTARLRAGSPNNYSCPPPTPCPCPDSFNRQTEQSSRIQNFSSFCPPGHNTGVTSSPYSQSTRCRSSYDEYPSIPSRHQTTRDPTMSMWSPPIPQPSPMRQSTRPSTSTRYSQDTSKVLYESPRRSHYSPTNRMNSTPYMGLAGQPFNVTRQPQMMATKWITPPGRMPSSFMQDSTLNHSALPTMREAWTPPSCPTDIDDSLICHTAETTDECPNKMKNIPCEGCETNEKTYPPPPRCKPLHPDIAKKLCGDLPLFKIPRRMEDDFICIKRREQWEQLVRDQTCPGAIQSTIDGSVDFNALAFNIFFGEQRLPDCLPRIEPITLLEAFFIRVNYERCQIKKLEDLTYARDHPEEEETHAPPPPSDDCTLIEKCFKRKFDTDLNAALEKLFKAEKGFTFLSPQAEQPLMSMTMESTSTDLPGIPISIKAFTGTTKPRE, from the exons ATGCGACGTACTCCGCAGCAACGAGAATTACAGGCTTTAGATCTGAACACGTACAATATGAACGTTGGTacacaacatcaacaacaaccacaacaacttGACAAG TATTCAGTCACACCGAACCAGAGGCCGGGAAAACCAACCGTCACAGGCTTACAGCAAATGGCGATGACGAGAACTCAACCAATGACACTAGAAAAACCAAACTcg AGTTCCGAGCAAAGCATGAATCAGGGCCTTACTCGAAGTTTGAGCATGGTTGATTTGCCTTCGCAGCGTGGGAAGCTGTTGAGg CTGCGCGCTGGTTATGATCATTTGAACGGCGAAGAGgatgaattgaaaaaattttgtgaatcgGTGGATCCAAATATAGTTTTCGATGAACTGCAGCCGGAGCCACCGCGTCCAACGCAGCGGCAAACAGCTCGCTTGCGCGCTGGTTCACCAAACAATTACTCGTGTCCGCCGCCAACACCTTGTCCTTGTCCCGACTCTTTCAACAGACAGACAGAGCAATCATCGCGGATACAGAATTTTTCGTCATTCTGTCCGCCAGGG CATAATACCGGTGTTACGAGTAGCCCATATTCACAGTCAACACGATGTCGTTCG tCTTATGATGAGTACCCCAGCATACCGTCACGCCACCAG ACAACCAGGGATCCGACAATGTCAATGTGGTCGCCGCCGATACCGCAGCCATCACCAATGAGGCAGTCCACCAGGCCATCGACATCGACTAGG TACTCACAAGATACATCTAAAGTGCTGTACGAATCCCCGCGACGCAGCCACTATTCACCAACAAAT CGAATGAACAGCACACCCTACATGGGCCTGGCAGGACAACCCTTCAATGTAACG AGACAGCCGCAAATGATGGCCACGAAATGGATTACGCCACCGGGCCGCATGCCGTCGTCTTTCATGCAAGATTCCACACTAAATCACTCCGCGCTGCCAACG ATGCGAGAAGCTTGGACACCGCCATCATGTCCAAcg gataTTGATGATTCACTCATATGCCACACGGCGGag ACCACCGATGAATGTCccaataaaatgaagaatattcCCTGTGAGGGTTGTGAAACTAACGAGAAGACTTATCCGCCGCCACCGCGCTGCAAGCCATTACACCCGGATATAGCTAAG AAATTATGCGGTGACTTGCCACTTTTTAAAATACCACGACGCA TGGAGGACGATTTCATTTGCATTAAACGCCGCGAGCAATGGGAACAACTGGTCAGGGATCAAACTTGTCCGGGCGCCATACAGTCGACAATCGATGGTTCGGTTGATTTCAATGCGCTCGCTTTTAATATATTCTTCGGCGAGCAACGCTTGCCCGACTGCTTGCCGCGCATTGAGCCGATCACGCTGCTCGAGGCGTTCTTTATAAGAGTCAATTACGAGCGTTGCCAGATAAAGAAGTTGGAGGACTTAACATATGCCAGGGACCACCCAGAGGAAGAGGAGACACATGCACCGCCGCCACCGAGTGATGA TTGTACGCTAATTGAAAAATGCTTCAAACGCAAATTCGACACCGATCTGAATGCGGCATTGGAGAAGCTCTTCAAAGCAGAAAAGGGTTTCACGTTCCTATCCCCACAGGCG GAACAACCACTAATGAGTATGACAATGGAAAGCACAAGTACCGATTTGCCGGGCATACCAATCTCCATAAAGGCCTTCACAGGCACAACCAAGCCAAGAGAATGA
- the LOC126762460 gene encoding uncharacterized protein LOC126762460, with translation MVENYFNTGSSSRSFRSNSSQRGFDCRPQFRQQKSASLRNSCEPSTSAAAAAVRASYDNCGCPTRKLSNSASSSPTRFNASTMPKICSNDLDTGAGMLSSTPQSAYGMSRNSCGHSAASLVQDSCNNLSKASTASCCCCCPHCGKPQDPTQTTTATTATCPPPKPPLPCRPKPQPPKEETPSPEVEFKCRMRKLQLENLVKDQYCPGAIQSTIDCEQDFNEASFRLVFGCDPLPCTLPTVEPISLLEAFAMRVELERCLLAEETNYAEQRRSSRRGSNELDEVDEYFGKKYKTALNEALASFLKAERCYYLENPDMNALSMDAQINKTCTCLPSSSFKITAYTGNTRPNMQ, from the exons ATGGTGGAA AATTACTTCAATACAGGAAGCTCAAGTCGGAGTTTCCGAAGCAACAGCAGTCAGCGAGGATTTGATTGCAGACCCCAG TTCCGACAGCAAAAGTCAGCATCACTACGAAACAGCTGTGAACCCTCCACatcagcggcggcggcggccgTACGTGCGAGCTACGACAACTGCGGCTGCCCGACCCGCAAG CTATCAAACTCAGCCTCCTCATCGCCGACACGTTTCAACGCGAGCACAATGCCGAAAATATGCTCGAACGACTTGGACACCGGCGCAGGCATGCTATCATCAACGCCACAG TCTGCATACGGGATGTCTCGCAACAGCTGTGGCCATTCGGCTGCATCCCTGGTACAAGATTCTTGCAACAATCTAAGCAAAGCTTCAACTGCAtcgtgttgttgctgttgcccaCATTGCGGCAAACCGCAGGACCCAACGCAAACAACAACGGCCACAACAGCAACATGTCCGCCACCCAAGCCCCCACTGCCATGCAGGCCGAAGCCGCAACCGCCGAAGGAGGAGACGCCATCAC CCGAGGTGGAGTTCAAATGTCGCATGCGGAAATTGCAGTTGGAAAATTTGGTTAAAGATCAGTACTGCCCAGGTGCCATACAGAGTACAATTGACTGTGAGCAGGACTTCAATGAAGCGTCCTTTCGTCTGGTATTCGGTTGTGATCCATTGCCCTGCACGCTACCCACCGTGGAGCCCATCTCACTTTTGGAAGCGTTTGCAATGCGTGTTGAGTTGGAGCGTTGTCTTCTCGCCGAGGAAACAAACTATGCCGAGCAGAGAAGGTCATCGCGACGTGGTTCAAACGAGTTGGACGA AGTCGACGAATATTTCGGTAAAAAGTACAAGACGGCGCTTAACGAAGCGCTGGCGAGCTTCTTGAAGGCGGAGAGGTGTTACTATCTGGAGAATCCAGATATG AACGCGCTCAGCATGGATGCACAAATCAATAAGACCTGCACGTGCCTGCCAAGCAGTTCTTTCAAAATTACCGCCTACACGGGGAATACGAGACCCAATATGCAGTAG